In the genome of Cetobacterium ceti, one region contains:
- the yfcE gene encoding phosphodiesterase: MKIFVISDIHGSEYYLKKAIEAFKKENGDYILILGDELYHGPRNPLPKDYNPKGVVEILNPLKNKIIAIRGNCDSEVDQMLLEYPIMGDYTSLFLNEKRIFATHGHIFNKNNMPNIDNGDILIYGHTHIPLAEKIDGKYILNPGSISLPKENNPNSYGVIENNKFSVKRLENGQTFMEIVFE, from the coding sequence ATGAAAATTTTTGTTATATCAGATATACATGGTTCTGAATATTATTTAAAGAAAGCTATAGAAGCTTTTAAAAAAGAAAATGGAGATTATATTCTAATACTAGGAGATGAATTATATCACGGACCTAGAAATCCATTACCAAAAGATTATAATCCTAAAGGTGTTGTTGAAATATTAAATCCTTTAAAAAATAAAATCATAGCTATTAGAGGAAATTGTGATTCTGAAGTGGATCAAATGCTTTTAGAATATCCAATTATGGGAGATTATACAAGTTTATTTTTAAATGAAAAAAGAATTTTTGCAACACATGGTCATATTTTTAATAAAAATAATATGCCAAATATAGATAATGGTGATATTTTAATCTATGGTCATACTCATATACCACTAGCTGAAAAAATAGATGGAAAATATATTTTAAATCCAGGATCAATATCTTTGCCTAAGGAAAATAATCCTAACTCATATGGGGTAATAGAAAATAATAAATTTTCAGTGAAAAGATTAGAAAACGGTCAAACCTTCATGGAGATAGTATTTGAATAA